A section of the Lujinxingia sediminis genome encodes:
- a CDS encoding metal-dependent hydrolase, whose translation MDPIAHTLAGATLAQTRLKELTPLATATLIIGANIPDIDVIVSVLGDDASLLHRRGHTHGVLAMIFLPLLLTALMVAYDRLWRRRRDPQKAPVDPRATLGLAYLGTLSHPALDWLNTYGVRLLMPFDGRWFYGDTLFIIDPWMWLLMGATIVLTYSQRRLALGAWAVLGAAMSVLITFAGMVPTPARIAWWVGVVAIIALRASGYTPDKRRLAAASCLALFCTYLGLMGLGNTLASSRVTDHLAGQGIEAEVVMTGPAAANPLAREVLARSSTHYHALKLTLWPGEDAIAPRYAPVPIEEPGPIAEAALSAPSQRGFANWVRFPVFEVQSHDEGHTVFIRDLRYVEPDATESRGIGLRKVELDAQLHERPSDADDAPH comes from the coding sequence ATGGATCCGATCGCCCACACCCTGGCCGGCGCCACCCTGGCACAGACCCGTCTCAAAGAGCTCACCCCGCTGGCGACCGCCACTCTGATCATCGGCGCGAACATCCCTGACATCGACGTCATCGTCTCGGTGCTCGGCGACGACGCCTCGCTGCTTCACCGCCGCGGCCACACCCACGGTGTGCTCGCCATGATCTTCCTGCCGCTGCTCCTCACCGCCCTGATGGTGGCCTACGACCGGCTGTGGCGACGCCGACGCGACCCTCAAAAAGCCCCGGTCGACCCCCGCGCCACCTTAGGGCTGGCCTACCTGGGCACCTTGAGTCACCCGGCGCTCGACTGGCTCAACACCTACGGGGTGCGCTTGCTGATGCCCTTCGACGGGCGCTGGTTCTACGGTGACACCCTCTTCATCATCGATCCGTGGATGTGGCTCTTGATGGGCGCGACCATCGTGCTGACCTACTCCCAACGCCGTCTGGCCCTGGGTGCCTGGGCCGTGCTCGGCGCGGCCATGAGCGTGCTGATCACCTTTGCCGGCATGGTCCCCACCCCGGCGCGCATCGCCTGGTGGGTGGGCGTGGTGGCCATCATCGCGCTGCGCGCCTCGGGCTACACCCCCGATAAACGCCGCCTGGCGGCGGCTTCATGCCTGGCCCTCTTCTGCACCTACTTAGGCCTGATGGGCCTGGGCAACACCCTGGCCTCCTCCCGCGTCACCGACCATCTGGCCGGCCAGGGCATTGAGGCCGAAGTCGTGATGACCGGCCCGGCCGCCGCCAACCCCCTCGCCCGCGAGGTGCTCGCCAGGTCCTCGACCCACTACCACGCGCTCAAGCTCACCCTCTGGCCGGGCGAAGACGCCATCGCCCCCCGCTACGCCCCGGTCCCCATCGAGGAGCCCGGCCCCATCGCCGAGGCCGCGCTGAGCGCCCCCTCCCAACGCGGCTTTGCCAACTGGGTGCGCTTCCCCGTCTTCGAGGTGCAATCCCACGACGAGGGCCACACCGTCTTCATCCGCGATCTGCGCTACGTCGAGCCCGACGCCACCGAGAGCCGGGGCATCGGCCTGCGCAAAGTCGAGCTCGATGCTCAGCTCCACGAACGACCGAGCGACGCAGACGACGCGCCTCATTGA
- a CDS encoding helix-turn-helix domain-containing protein, with the protein MKKQEPIHSVAELGARIREARQSQGLTQQEFADVCGVGVRFLSEVERGKESAEIGLVLRLLSRAGLDVIVLGRHHEQSWYWGESRYE; encoded by the coding sequence ATGAAGAAGCAAGAGCCGATACATAGCGTGGCGGAGTTGGGGGCGAGGATACGGGAGGCGCGTCAGTCGCAGGGGTTGACCCAGCAGGAGTTTGCCGATGTGTGCGGCGTGGGGGTGCGCTTTCTCTCGGAGGTTGAGCGCGGCAAAGAGAGCGCGGAGATCGGGTTGGTGCTGCGACTGCTCAGCCGCGCAGGGCTCGATGTGATAGTGTTGGGCCGACACCATGAGCAGAGCTGGTACTGGGGTGAGTCGCGGTATGAATGA
- a CDS encoding DUF4397 domain-containing protein, with product MKFGTKQGIRLLICAMFAAGAVACGGEVEQGATGPEGPAGEQGPQGEPGEDGAPGADGEDGEDGQDGEDGVDGLNSLIATEAIEPGAVCANGGVAISTGVDANANGTLDEDEIASTENVCNGVDGSLLCDEALAISGITGLDQRLFAGYASDPITVETNGDGALNLSFIGQGAEFDASAGDGTFTITPDDIIEEGESLQFALIANGECGTAVTNFIIDAVEAPVANIRLVHLFEGAGEVDVALTGTTDALATIDFASAEGPLEVDPGNYSFDLIAEDTVAGTTDPADFALGGSYTVVAYSNAGALDFMLLEDDVVSPLADDTFRLRAIHAADGVGNVAINAGADEASAAEIVADLAFGAATDATDVATGVGFVQIDSAGTLFDYVGFSATTFADGAIANAFAFMMGGEPHIFVQQLSEAGNDAILIPGLETLPVSIGADVLNATVRTGGSAEWYVTDETVSAGDFSATSGDIGHSQTSWIEVTFEATEPGVFAFDWSVSSEPEGYSFYDGLVFCDTEGESCSHSSGFIERISDEIDWTNVTYEIETAGSYTFTWLYRKDISGSDGQDRGWIDNLTFTPGLP from the coding sequence ATGAAGTTTGGTACCAAGCAGGGAATTCGTCTGCTGATCTGCGCGATGTTCGCAGCCGGCGCGGTCGCATGTGGTGGGGAAGTTGAGCAGGGAGCCACCGGCCCCGAAGGCCCCGCAGGTGAGCAAGGCCCCCAGGGTGAGCCGGGCGAAGACGGCGCCCCGGGCGCCGATGGTGAGGACGGCGAAGACGGCCAGGACGGCGAAGATGGTGTCGATGGCCTCAACTCCCTCATCGCTACCGAGGCCATTGAGCCCGGCGCTGTCTGCGCTAACGGCGGCGTGGCCATCTCCACCGGCGTCGACGCCAACGCCAACGGCACCCTCGACGAAGACGAGATCGCCTCGACCGAAAACGTCTGCAACGGCGTCGACGGCTCGCTCCTCTGCGACGAAGCCCTGGCCATCAGCGGCATCACCGGTCTGGACCAGCGCCTCTTTGCCGGCTATGCGAGCGACCCGATCACCGTGGAAACCAACGGCGACGGCGCCCTCAACCTGAGCTTCATCGGCCAGGGGGCAGAGTTCGATGCCTCCGCCGGCGACGGCACCTTCACCATCACCCCCGACGACATCATTGAGGAGGGTGAGAGCCTTCAGTTCGCGCTTATCGCCAATGGCGAGTGCGGCACCGCGGTGACCAACTTCATCATCGACGCGGTCGAAGCGCCGGTGGCCAACATCCGCCTGGTGCACCTCTTTGAAGGTGCCGGAGAAGTCGACGTGGCGCTCACCGGCACCACCGACGCGCTGGCCACCATCGACTTCGCCTCGGCCGAAGGCCCCCTCGAAGTCGACCCGGGCAACTACAGCTTCGACCTTATCGCCGAAGATACCGTCGCCGGCACCACCGATCCGGCTGACTTCGCGCTGGGTGGGTCCTACACCGTGGTCGCCTACAGCAACGCCGGCGCGCTGGACTTCATGCTCCTCGAAGACGACGTCGTCAGCCCGCTTGCGGACGACACCTTCCGCCTGCGTGCCATCCACGCCGCCGACGGCGTGGGTAACGTCGCCATCAACGCCGGCGCCGACGAGGCCTCCGCCGCCGAGATCGTCGCCGACCTGGCCTTCGGCGCGGCCACCGACGCCACCGACGTCGCCACCGGCGTGGGCTTTGTCCAGATCGATTCGGCCGGCACCCTCTTCGACTACGTCGGCTTCTCGGCGACGACCTTTGCTGACGGTGCCATCGCCAACGCCTTCGCCTTCATGATGGGCGGGGAGCCCCACATCTTCGTCCAGCAGCTGAGCGAAGCCGGCAATGATGCCATCCTTATCCCCGGGCTGGAGACCCTGCCGGTCTCCATCGGCGCCGATGTGCTCAACGCCACGGTGCGCACCGGCGGTAGCGCCGAATGGTATGTCACCGACGAAACCGTCAGCGCCGGTGACTTCTCGGCGACCAGCGGCGATATCGGCCACAGTCAGACCTCCTGGATTGAGGTGACCTTCGAAGCCACCGAGCCCGGCGTCTTCGCCTTCGACTGGAGCGTCAGCTCGGAGCCCGAAGGGTACAGCTTCTACGACGGCCTGGTCTTCTGCGACACCGAGGGCGAGAGCTGCAGCCACTCCAGCGGCTTCATTGAGCGAATCAGCGATGAGATAGATTGGACCAACGTCACCTACGAGATCGAAACGGCGGGCTCCTACACCTTCACCTGGCTCTACCGCAAAGATATCTCCGGCAGTGACGGCCAGGACCGCGGGTGGATCGACAACCTGACCTTCACCCCGGGCCTTCCCTGA
- a CDS encoding DUF4397 domain-containing protein, whose product MNTSPSYKLRLLLCAALTTGALACGGAEAEQGAQGPRGPVGEQGEPGENGQPGAEGEDSVVNGEDGTDGEAGLNSLVITESVEPGALCANGGVTVAVGIDDNGDDILDEAEIDASETICNQNDAVQDICDEAFAITGVSGTEQALYEGQESSPITVETNDDANVSLAFVGGGALEPALTSNTTFTLTPQELGEGQHITVVAAGQCGTDVITLPLSEVEPFESLLSVVHIFSGAGPVNVAPSGTLDILTTLGFGEATGPLTLTPGEFTFDLLVDETVVGTTESYTLEPGTAYSLIAHNNGGSLAVTLIEDDLSAPSGEDTFRARIVHMAEIAGTVDVNAGPDLGTLAPIADNLAFGTVGDFADYSLADVGVIQLDSGGTLLDYENGMATAFFAGDVANIFAFETAAGNVRLLVHYIEFGFASVFTANGLPVPLFDFEDGTIPAEFTTSGAADWFATDTTSSEGTFSLASGAIGGNERSDISLTFNFPGSGVLSFDWKVSSENNWDRLLLCDEISVCTRTTNNANISGNVDWTPASYTIDEAGERTLRWSYLKDGSGDVGDDMGWIDNITFTAEPSFL is encoded by the coding sequence ATGAACACATCTCCATCCTATAAACTCCGCCTGCTCCTCTGCGCGGCCCTCACCACCGGCGCACTCGCCTGTGGCGGCGCCGAAGCCGAGCAAGGCGCCCAGGGGCCCCGGGGCCCGGTGGGTGAACAGGGCGAACCCGGCGAAAACGGGCAGCCCGGAGCTGAGGGCGAAGACAGCGTCGTCAACGGTGAAGACGGCACCGACGGCGAAGCGGGTCTCAACTCGCTCGTCATCACCGAGAGCGTTGAGCCCGGCGCGCTCTGCGCCAACGGCGGCGTGACCGTCGCGGTGGGCATCGACGACAACGGCGACGACATCCTCGACGAAGCCGAAATCGACGCCTCCGAGACCATCTGCAACCAGAACGACGCCGTGCAGGACATCTGCGACGAAGCCTTCGCCATCACCGGCGTCTCCGGCACCGAACAGGCCCTCTACGAAGGTCAAGAAAGCAGCCCGATCACCGTCGAGACCAACGACGACGCCAACGTCTCCCTGGCCTTTGTTGGCGGCGGCGCGCTTGAACCTGCGCTCACCTCCAACACCACCTTCACGCTCACCCCGCAGGAGCTCGGCGAGGGTCAGCACATCACCGTGGTGGCCGCCGGCCAGTGCGGCACCGACGTGATCACGCTCCCGCTCTCCGAGGTCGAGCCCTTCGAGAGCCTCTTGAGCGTGGTGCACATCTTCTCCGGCGCGGGACCTGTCAATGTGGCTCCCTCCGGCACCCTCGATATCCTCACGACCCTGGGCTTTGGCGAGGCCACCGGCCCGTTGACCCTCACCCCCGGTGAGTTCACCTTTGATCTGCTCGTCGACGAGACGGTGGTCGGCACCACCGAATCCTACACCCTGGAGCCGGGCACGGCCTACTCCCTGATCGCCCATAACAACGGCGGATCGCTGGCCGTCACGCTCATCGAAGATGATCTGAGCGCGCCGAGCGGCGAAGACACCTTCCGCGCCCGCATCGTGCATATGGCCGAGATCGCTGGCACCGTCGACGTCAACGCCGGTCCCGATCTTGGCACCCTGGCTCCCATCGCCGACAACCTGGCTTTCGGGACCGTAGGCGACTTCGCCGATTACTCGCTGGCTGATGTGGGCGTCATCCAGCTCGACTCCGGTGGAACCCTTCTCGACTATGAAAATGGCATGGCCACGGCATTCTTCGCTGGCGATGTGGCCAATATCTTCGCCTTCGAGACCGCCGCTGGAAACGTGCGCCTTCTGGTGCACTACATTGAATTCGGTTTTGCCAGCGTCTTCACCGCCAACGGCCTGCCCGTGCCTCTCTTCGATTTTGAAGATGGCACCATCCCCGCCGAGTTTACCACCTCCGGTGCCGCCGACTGGTTCGCCACCGACACCACCTCCAGCGAAGGCACCTTCTCGCTGGCCAGCGGGGCTATCGGCGGCAACGAGCGAAGTGACATCTCATTGACCTTCAACTTCCCCGGTTCTGGCGTCCTCAGCTTCGACTGGAAAGTCAGCAGCGAAAACAACTGGGACCGATTGCTTCTATGCGACGAAATCAGTGTCTGCACCCGCACCACTAACAACGCTAACATCAGCGGCAACGTCGACTGGACCCCGGCCAGCTATACCATCGACGAGGCTGGAGAGCGCACCCTGCGCTGGTCCTACCTCAAGGACGGCAGCGGCGACGTCGGTGACGACATGGGCTGGATCGACAACATCACCTTCACCGCCGAGCCCAGCTTCCTCTAA
- a CDS encoding HIRAN domain-containing protein, giving the protein MHPSRTRQHRTSPPPPPSHALLIHTPVAGLRFHEFELAAFPLDLGQRLRVVREPENPYDTRATALYAGERRIGYLPRRLNKMPARLLDAGWPLIARIEHLSTGYSDRGPAHTRVSPHAYPREMKIIIALFIPLHAQGRS; this is encoded by the coding sequence ATGCATCCCTCCCGCACGCGCCAGCACCGCACCTCACCTCCGCCGCCCCCGAGCCATGCCCTGCTCATCCACACCCCGGTGGCCGGCCTGCGTTTTCATGAGTTCGAGCTGGCCGCGTTTCCTCTGGATCTCGGCCAACGCCTGCGCGTGGTCCGCGAGCCCGAGAACCCCTACGACACCCGCGCCACCGCCCTCTACGCCGGAGAGCGCCGCATCGGCTACCTTCCTCGCCGCCTCAACAAAATGCCCGCGCGCCTGCTCGACGCCGGCTGGCCGCTCATCGCCCGCATCGAACACCTCAGCACCGGCTACAGCGATCGCGGCCCCGCCCACACCCGCGTCTCCCCCCACGCCTACCCCCGCGAAATGAAGATCATCATCGCTCTCTTCATCCCGCTGCACGCTCAGGGACGATCCTGA
- a CDS encoding DUF2325 domain-containing protein, whose protein sequence is MDEERHDTESEAMASGEEAVARVILSKSAELGGLIEEARALRALLVSLSAQAAKSAARARALREERAGLEARLDAIFCDLGAQVFDVFDQGRALEPGEGAGPVAWVALDEEAACEDDVAAAKEASVAEEASVAEDGPASGGAKDEPRHPAPGHQHDTHLKNEPERKPAVLRVASTLSTSSTLSTSSKIRAGAPSRAATGAQLVAHLLPDIRDQLGEPPAGVQSYVEVVGELGKLKAATEDERLRVWEELPHEVQVALGCFIAARYRHLQDETPARCCGAVRDDKDAARIMRRLSTHFDITRAGFVHGLARGHRPAHGARWSEDAAYYHRELARLAHDLYGEEVDEKSPPQNTERALGQIRALIDRDPPVDRIRALVEDILSTPGGLSGDDPRLVRLMRPFRDHLSGAALAKLRHAIDAADAEKDAEPDFVDELLPEDWPWREVLKSSRVVMVGGDSRPDALARIEQTFEPRKFEWLTVNGSENLRQVQSLTGRMQQGSVDIVILLTSFLSHKVSDMITDAMVKAHGVSLVYVNRGYGITQLRQGIEDFVELDRAEHSEA, encoded by the coding sequence ATGGATGAAGAGAGGCACGATACCGAGAGCGAGGCGATGGCCAGCGGAGAGGAGGCGGTCGCGCGTGTCATCCTGAGCAAGAGTGCGGAGCTCGGGGGGCTGATTGAGGAGGCCCGCGCGCTGCGCGCGCTGCTTGTCTCCCTGAGCGCGCAGGCGGCAAAAAGCGCCGCGCGCGCCCGCGCCCTCCGCGAAGAGCGCGCCGGGCTGGAGGCTCGCCTCGACGCCATCTTCTGCGACCTTGGCGCGCAGGTTTTTGATGTTTTTGATCAGGGCAGGGCGCTTGAGCCCGGGGAGGGGGCAGGCCCGGTGGCATGGGTTGCGTTGGACGAGGAGGCCGCGTGTGAGGATGACGTGGCGGCTGCGAAAGAGGCCAGCGTCGCGGAAGAGGCCAGCGTCGCGGAAGATGGGCCAGCCTCGGGTGGGGCAAAGGACGAGCCCCGGCATCCTGCTCCCGGACATCAACACGACACCCACCTTAAAAACGAGCCGGAGCGCAAACCCGCTGTACTGCGGGTCGCATCGACGTTGTCGACATCATCGACATTATCGACATCATCAAAAATACGCGCCGGGGCACCCAGCCGGGCGGCCACCGGTGCGCAGCTCGTGGCGCATCTCCTGCCGGATATTCGCGACCAGCTCGGGGAGCCTCCCGCTGGCGTGCAATCCTACGTGGAGGTGGTCGGGGAGTTGGGCAAGCTCAAGGCCGCCACTGAGGACGAGCGGCTGCGCGTGTGGGAGGAGCTGCCCCATGAGGTTCAGGTGGCGCTGGGCTGCTTTATTGCCGCGCGCTACCGCCACCTTCAGGACGAGACGCCGGCCCGATGTTGTGGTGCGGTTCGCGACGATAAAGACGCCGCGCGGATCATGCGACGGCTCAGCACCCACTTCGATATCACCCGCGCCGGCTTTGTGCACGGGCTGGCCCGTGGTCACCGCCCTGCCCATGGCGCGCGCTGGAGCGAGGACGCCGCCTACTACCACCGCGAGCTTGCGCGACTTGCCCATGATCTTTATGGCGAGGAGGTCGATGAGAAGAGCCCCCCGCAGAACACCGAGCGAGCGCTGGGTCAGATTCGCGCGTTGATCGACCGGGATCCCCCCGTCGATCGCATCCGCGCGCTCGTCGAAGACATCCTCTCGACTCCCGGGGGCTTAAGCGGCGACGATCCCCGGCTGGTGCGTCTGATGCGCCCCTTTCGTGACCATTTAAGCGGGGCGGCGCTCGCCAAACTTCGCCATGCCATCGACGCGGCCGACGCCGAGAAAGACGCCGAGCCCGATTTTGTCGACGAGCTCTTGCCCGAGGACTGGCCCTGGCGCGAGGTGTTGAAGAGCTCCAGGGTTGTGATGGTGGGCGGCGACAGCCGCCCCGACGCCCTGGCGCGCATCGAGCAGACCTTTGAACCCCGAAAGTTTGAGTGGCTCACGGTCAACGGCAGCGAAAACCTTCGTCAGGTGCAGTCGTTGACCGGCCGCATGCAGCAGGGAAGTGTGGATATCGTGATCCTGCTCACGAGCTTTTTGAGCCATAAGGTCAGCGACATGATCACCGACGCGATGGTCAAAGCCCACGGGGTCTCCCTGGTCTACGTGAACCGCGGCTACGGCATCACCCAGTTGCGACAGGGGATTGAGGACTTTGTCGAACTCGATCGGGCCGAGCACAGCGAGGCGTGA